The DNA sequence GGACCCGTTCCAGCAGGGCCGTCCCGGCGCCCGGCTCCATCCCGCGCACGTGCACCGCACCGCCCGCGGGCTTGGTCTCCAGCCGGGCCCCGGGAGTCCCGTCGACCACGGCGCGCAGGCCGTCGAGGAGCGTCGCGCGCCGCTGCTCCTGCTCGGCGGTGAGGAGGCCGCCGCGGCCGAGCAACGCGCCGAGCTCGTCGTCGTACTCGGCGCCGTGGCTGCCCACCAGCCCGACCGGCGGGCCGAACCCGGAGACGGCGGCGAGGTCGTCGCGGCCACGCCCGGACAGCATCACCACGGTCGTGTCGTCGAGCGCGGCGAGACGACGGACGGCGTCGGCGGCGGCCGGCAGCGGCCGGGACGCCGACGGGTCGTCCACCAGCGGGGCCAGCACGCCGTCGAAGTCGAGCGCGACGAGCAGCCGCGGCACCCGGGCGAGGCGGATCAGCGCGTCGTCGAGGCTCACTGCTGCACCCGGATCCCGAGCGCCTCCAAGAACGAGGTCGCCCAGCGGTCGACGTCGTGGTCGAGGACCTGTCTGCGCAGGGTGCGCATCCGTTTCCTGCCCTCCTCGGCGTTCATGGTCAGCGCCGCGTACAGCGCCTCCTTGACGCCGTCGGTGTCGTGCGGGTTCACCAGCAGGGCACTGGTCAGCTCGATCGCGGCGCCGGCGAACTCGGACAGCACGAGACAGCCGCCGTCGTCCGGGCGGCAGGCGACGTACTCCTTGGCGACGAGGTTCATGCCGTCGCGCAGCGGGGTCACGAGCATGACGTCGGCGGCGAGGAAGAACGCGGCCAGCTCCTCGCGCGGCAGCGAGCGGTGCAGGTAGTGCACCGCCGGGTGCCCGACGCGGGCGAACTCGCCGTTGATCCGCCCGACGGCCTGCTCGATGTCGGCGCGCATCTGCTGGTAGTGCTCGACCCGCTCGCGCGACGGCGTCGCCAGCTGGATCATGACGGCGTCGTCCACGGTCACCCGATGCTCCTCCAGGAGCTCGTGGAAGGCGCGCAGCCGGACGTCGATGCCCTTGGTGTAGTCGAGCCGGTCGACGCCCAGGACGATCTTGCGCGGGCTGCCCAGCTCCTCGCGGATCTGCGCGGCGCGCTTCTCCACCTCGGGGGTTCGGGCCAGCTCGTCGAGCCGGTGCGAGTCGATCGAGATCGGGAAGGCGCCGAGCCGGATGCGCCGGCCGCCGTGGCGGAGCACGTAGGGGTCGCGCTCGGAGACGGCCCCGGCGAGCTCCTGGGCGAGCCAGTGGAAGTTGCGGACGCCGCCGTCGGTGTGGAAACCGACCAGGTCCGCGCCGAGCAGCCCTTCCATGATCCGGGTCCGCCACGGCAGCTGGCGGAACAGCTCGACCGGCGGGAACGGGATGTGCAGGAAGAAGCCGATCCGCAGGTCCGGGCGCAGCTCGCGCAGCTTCCCCGGGACGAGCTGGAGCTGGTAGTCCTGCACCCAGACCGTCGCGCCGTGCGCGGCGATCTTCGCGACCTCCTCGGCGAATCGCTGGTTCACCGCGGTGTAGGCGCGCCACCAGTGCCGGTGGAACTGCGGCGGCGCGACGACGTCGTGGTAGAGCGGCCACAGCGTGCCGTTGGAGAAGCCCTCGTAGTAGTCGGTGACCTCCTGGGCGGTCAGCGTCACCGGGAACAGCGACAGGCCGTCCTCGGCGAAGGGCTCGACCTCCGCGTCGGGCACCCCGGGCCAGCCGACCCAGGCACCCTCCCGGGCCCGCAGGGTCGGCTCCAGCGCCGTGACCAGGCCGCCCGGGCTGCGCCGCCAGGTGGTGCTGCCGTCCGGGTGCCGCTCCAGGTCCACGGGGAGCCGATTGGCCACCACCACCAGATCCGCCGCGGTCACCGGTTCCCGTGTGGACACATGCCCTCCTCGACGCTCGCCCCGCGGCCGACCCTACTTCGGATCGGCTCCGTCGGCCGTGCCGTCCGACACCGGGGAGCCGACGGCCGCTCCGCCGGTGGGTGAGTTCTCGGCCCCGCCGGGCCGGTCCTCCGGGCGGCGGCGCGGGCTGGCCACGAACTGCCCCAGGGCGACGCCCGCGGCCAGCGCCAGCCCGACGGCCAGCGCGATCGTGATCGTCACCAGTCCCTCGGACGGCCCCTCGATCGCCAGCTGGTAGAAGCCGCGGTAGGCGGCCAGACCGGGCAGCAGCGGTGTGACCCCGGCGAGGGTGACGACCATCGGCGGGGTCTGGGTGCCCCGGCGCAGCAGGCCCGCCGCCAGGCCGACGACGAGCGCCGCGGCCCCGGTCGCCGGCACCTGTCCGAGCCCGGCGTTCTGCGTGAGCAGGCCGTAGACGAGCCAGCTCGACGCGCCGACCGCGCCCGCGATCGGCAACGACCGCAGCGGCGCGTACCCGGCGAGCGCGTAGAACGCCGCCGCCAGCGCACCGGAGACCAGCGACAGCCCGAACTGGCCGGGACCGGACGGCAGGTCCCCGGACACCTCGATCTGGGTGCCCATCGCGAGCCCCAGCTGCAGCCCCAGCACGACGCCGGTCAGCAGCCCCGCCGACAGCAACGAGATCTCCACCATGCGCGCGGCCGCGGTCAGGTAGTAGCCGGTCAGCGCGTCCTGCACGGTCGAGACCACACTCAGCCCGGACAGCAGCACCGTGATGCCGGCCGCGACGACGTAGGACGCCCGGGTGCCCGGCGGGAACACCTCCAGCTGCACCAGGGCCACCGTCGAGGCGGTGACGAGGAACCCGCCGACCACCTGCTGGAAGAACGCCGCGACCCCGCGCCGCGCCAGCACCCGGCCGATCCGGTCGATGATCGCGGTGGTGACGAACGCCGTCGTCGCGGTCAGCGGGCCGCCGCCGAGCAGCAGGGCGATCGACGCGGCCAGCGCGGCCCAGCCGAACGTCGCCACCCAGCGCGGGTACGGGTGCGGATGCCGCACGACCTCCGACACCTTCGACGACGCCGCCCGCACGTCGAGCCGCCCCGCCTCGACCTCGCGGATGATCTCCTCGGTCTCGGCCAGCCGGGAGAGGTCGAGCGTCCGGTAGTGGACCAGCCGCATCGTCGTCACCGGCTGCGCGGCGTTGCCCCGGTGGCAGCACATGGTGATCGAGGTGAACGTGATGTCCACGTCGACGGCGGGCAGACCCGCCAGGTTGGCCAGCCGCAGCATGGTCGCCGTGACCTCGTCGACCGAC is a window from the Pseudonocardia sp. HH130629-09 genome containing:
- the otsB gene encoding trehalose-phosphatase encodes the protein MSLDDALIRLARVPRLLVALDFDGVLAPLVDDPSASRPLPAAADAVRRLAALDDTTVVMLSGRGRDDLAAVSGFGPPVGLVGSHGAEYDDELGALLGRGGLLTAEQEQRRATLLDGLRAVVDGTPGARLETKPAGGAVHVRGMEPGAGTALLERVRADWVRDGVDATAGKDVLDLAVVETTKGSAVDALRAALGVDAVLFAGDDVTDETAFRVLGDGDVGLKVGDGDTAARYRVADPQEVAAVLQRLAALRTGA
- a CDS encoding alpha,alpha-trehalose-phosphate synthase (UDP-forming), which encodes MSTREPVTAADLVVVANRLPVDLERHPDGSTTWRRSPGGLVTALEPTLRAREGAWVGWPGVPDAEVEPFAEDGLSLFPVTLTAQEVTDYYEGFSNGTLWPLYHDVVAPPQFHRHWWRAYTAVNQRFAEEVAKIAAHGATVWVQDYQLQLVPGKLRELRPDLRIGFFLHIPFPPVELFRQLPWRTRIMEGLLGADLVGFHTDGGVRNFHWLAQELAGAVSERDPYVLRHGGRRIRLGAFPISIDSHRLDELARTPEVEKRAAQIREELGSPRKIVLGVDRLDYTKGIDVRLRAFHELLEEHRVTVDDAVMIQLATPSRERVEHYQQMRADIEQAVGRINGEFARVGHPAVHYLHRSLPREELAAFFLAADVMLVTPLRDGMNLVAKEYVACRPDDGGCLVLSEFAGAAIELTSALLVNPHDTDGVKEALYAALTMNAEEGRKRMRTLRRQVLDHDVDRWATSFLEALGIRVQQ
- a CDS encoding threonine/serine ThrE exporter family protein; protein product: MAEGTPPADRFARRLRGALRRDARRLLTPGPSTVPMLMLGPQVPDDARVQEVLDLCMRIGEIALSSGESVDEVTATMLRLANLAGLPAVDVDITFTSITMCCHRGNAAQPVTTMRLVHYRTLDLSRLAETEEIIREVEAGRLDVRAASSKVSEVVRHPHPYPRWVATFGWAALAASIALLLGGGPLTATTAFVTTAIIDRIGRVLARRGVAAFFQQVVGGFLVTASTVALVQLEVFPPGTRASYVVAAGITVLLSGLSVVSTVQDALTGYYLTAAARMVEISLLSAGLLTGVVLGLQLGLAMGTQIEVSGDLPSGPGQFGLSLVSGALAAAFYALAGYAPLRSLPIAGAVGASSWLVYGLLTQNAGLGQVPATGAAALVVGLAAGLLRRGTQTPPMVVTLAGVTPLLPGLAAYRGFYQLAIEGPSEGLVTITIALAVGLALAAGVALGQFVASPRRRPEDRPGGAENSPTGGAAVGSPVSDGTADGADPK